Proteins found in one Bombus terrestris chromosome 1, iyBomTerr1.2, whole genome shotgun sequence genomic segment:
- the LOC100642192 gene encoding uncharacterized protein LOC100642192 isoform X3 gives MNYTETEAKVREATNDDAWGPTGAMMQELAQATFTYEQFPEVMSMLWKRMLQENKRNWRRTYKSLLLLNYLVRNGSERVVTSSREHIYDLRSLENYTCIDEFGKDQGINIRHKVRELIDFIQDDDKLREERKKAKKNKDKYVGLSSEAMGMRFGGGDRWTDRLKWDKTNADSYNDWDRDSRGKGFEDTNNSDDGEREDSDNDVHPSPKRGGREYRDTMDSMDRVNKTITSTTSTNASPARVTRTIKKVDLGAAANYGREQSNNGISGSQNSSLSTKQKNKNDILNDIFDAQNENNTKSAVDDDDDDFNPRANTQPSVQTQNANTDFGDFTSAFGSPTVKTKDNSDEFADFTSAFNSSVAISNPPVQPQLPQTQVNLIGATIPNINSSVTDNVNNAMFINAQSLSTSSFTTMPSTNTLPQNSSMSSNLLDTLQPQILNNQQSLNNNTAASNSDLLSDLDSLNTLTTGSMDRRVNNTNNTNLFLNMNSTSATASHGATKVEKSITSAENLSKCAAIRLLEELCSMGPIKSHNNLEKLKLYISEYIKFLPGPLTPQNYCNLDFYPEIDSMLHGKILQEIIEKFDHNWPLQGNILDPVLKQLMIIDGATLPILAESLIALVFALKETENERNIFIISIILEQLVKSDSLFSAIVNACKYRIRNVIQEEEFNETWRNVVQILISLPNRVANKLKDKIFDSFLPQTYLKIISFHIARAISFINIGLHYDIKPELKLLSILISKLIITTKSENLLSFTNILAEWCFENKNNERDFIQNILEILDTSSIEPVAVLFLKHCDVNLGVHKIFGDVLLNSNWKYTLTTKIPLMCYYNDDSLVINLISYLAQFLDKNGILIELLMKLLDVWGDKSALNHTSIEQHKYITKLIITCVRKSKSYLSKDDKDNIQRLLFSGISIHLESTHIILRAIGMSVGEIFIDELSESDTAPKLSFEYNNMPDEVIDLVQSLKNLALEIKNVKKEEDIKKSKLIVKDIEFNTLGDRKLYELGVECNVLPKLSTKVDNNKAEQITVIANSNEPTVFSKQILEDDAKDKNNIKSDAELDSDDDLVPYDMSHDTKASEKLRPAYLRDLRDNLVNEKSSSNPDVFSESLEVCEELILSQLPNDDVSFAIELLELLVTLKESCYVENFELLTFKACVAIMTVYPKECAKFICEQFYLPVDKYSVNQRLFFLDILAESARRLSTISIHENKEDTINEPKIKQRTRETSNKVSLFINTEKSQQYKILYSDDFDDFDDFAKSENQMKNWQEIVDRRIESNTKRYAHSTKALKTFKNKFGNVASSFFYPLLHGFGKQDTCLNSGLQIFTDQENILLIRFLKTLSTIMIAAQNCLLAPKMGKEILELSWILRFHDQAKVRIAVIENIAAVVIAIPKHTIINELFETIIEIRLWLLDLSQNIISGDHDKECRSLGTKVVSLIDSIIGSTFNI, from the exons AAGCCAAAGTTCGAGAGGCAACAAATGACGATGCTTGGGGCCCAACCg GTGCAATGATGCAAGAACTGGCTCAGGCTACATTCACATATGAGCAATTTCCTGAGGTAATGTCCATGCTGTGGAAAAGGATGTTGCAAGAAAATAAACGGAATTGGCGCCGAACGTATAAG tCTCTTTTGTTATTGAATTACCTAGTTCGCAATGGGTCAGAACGAGTGGTCACATCATCTAGAGAACATATCTATGATCTCAGGTCTTTAGAAAATTATACATGCATCGATGAGTTTGGAAAAGATCAGGGGATTAATATTAGGCATAAAGTCAGAGAATTGATTGATTTTATTCAGGATGATGATAAATtaagggaagaaagaaaaaaagctaagaaaaataaagataaatatgtAGGTTTATCAAGTGAAGCAATGGGTATGAGATTTGGTGGTGGGGATAGATGGACAGATAGGCTAAAATGGGATAAAACTAATGCTGATTCATATAATGATTGGGATCGAGACAGTAGAGGAAAAGGTTTTGAGGATACAAATAATAG TGATGACGGTGAAAGAGAAGATTCTGATAATGATGTTCATCCCAGTCCaaaaagaggaggaagagaATACAGGGATACAATGGATAGCATGGATCGCGTTAATAAAACTATTACATCTACAACTTCAACAAATGCTTCTCCAGCAAGAGTGACAAGAACTATTAAAAAGGTAGATTTAGGGGCTGCAGCAAATTATGGAAGAGAACAATCTAAT AATGGTATATCTGGATCACAAAATAGTTCTTTATCCACTAAAcagaagaataaaaatgatattctaAATGATATTTTTGATGCTCAAAATGAGAATAATACCAAATCAGCTgtcgatgatgatgatgatgattttAATCCAAGAGCAAATACTCAGCCTAGTGTACAAACTCAAAATGCAAATACAGATTTTGGGGATTTTACTAGTGCATTTGGCAGTCCTACAGTAAAAACGAAAGATAACAGTGATGAATTTGCAGATTTTACATCAGCTTTTAACTCTTCTGTTGCAATATCTAATCCCCCAGTGCAGCCACAACTGCCACAGACACAAGTAAACTTAATAGGCGCAACAATACCAAATATTAATAGTTCAGTAAcagataatgtaaataatgCGATGTTTATCAATGCCCAATCATTAAGCACTTCTTCTTTTACAACTATGCCTTCTACAAATACACTTCCCCAAAATTCTAGTATGAGTAGTAATCTACTTGATACTTTACAACCACAAATACTTAATAACCAGCAATCATTGAACAATAATACAG cAGCTTCAAATTCAGATCTTTTATCGGACTTAGATAGCTTAAATACTTTGACTACTGGCTCTATGGATAGGCGGGTAAATAATACCAACAATACTAATCTCTTTTTAAACATGAATTCAACATCTGCCACAGCTAGCCATGGAg CAACCAAGGTGGAAAAAAGCATCACTTCAGCTGAAAATCTTTCAAAATGTGCTGCAATTCGACTTTTGGAAGAATTGTGTTCCATGGGTCCTATCAAAAGTCATAATAACTTGGAAAAgctgaaattatatatttctgaatatattaaatttttaccgGGTCCGCTTACTCCACAAAACTACTGCAATCTCGATTTTTATCCAGAAATTGATTCTATGTTACATGGAAAAATTTTACAAGAAATTATCGAAAAATTCGATCATAATTGGCCATTACAAggaaatattttagatccagTACTTAAGCAATTGATGATTATTGATGGTGCTACATTACCAATATTAGCTGAGTCTTTAATTGCTTTAGTTTTTGCTttgaaagaaacagaaaatgagagaaacatttttatcatttcaataattttggaaCAATTAGTGAAAAGTGATTCTTTGTTTTCCGCAATAGTAAATGCATGCAAATATCGAATTCGAAACGTGATTCAAGAAGaagaatttaatgaaacatgGCGAAATGTGGTGCAAATTTTAATCTCGTTGCCTAATCGCGTAGCTaataaattgaaagataaaatatttgatagttTTCTCCCTCAAACATATCTTAAAATTATAAGCTTCCATATTGCTCGTGCAATATCCTTCATAAATATTGGACTACATTATGATATCAAACCAGAATTAAAATTACTCTCAATTTTAATTAGTAAACTGATAATCACTACAAAGTCGgagaatttattatcatttaccAATATTTTAGCAGAATGgtgttttgaaaataaaaataatgaacgAGATTTCATTCAAAATATACTAGAAATTCTAGATACATCTAGCATAGAACCAGTAGCTGtattatttttgaaacattGCGATGTAAATCTTGGAGTCCATAAAATTTTTGgtgatgtattattaaattcaaattggaaatatacattaacAACGAAAATTCCTTTAATGTGTTATTATAATGATGACAGCTTAGTAATAAATTTAATCTCATACCTAGCacaatttttagataaaaatgGTATTTTGATCGAATTACTTATGAAACTTTTAGATGTATGGGGTGATAAAAGTGCTTTAAATCATACCTCTATAGAGCAACataaatatattacgaaattaattattacgtGCGTAAGAAAATCTAAAAGTTATTTAAGCAAGGATGATAAAGataatattcaaagattattGTTCTCTGGTATATCTATTCACCTCGAATCTACACATATTATTTTAAGAGCAATAGGGATGTCTGTTGGTGAAATTTTCATTGATGAATTATCTGAGTCAGATACTGCACCAAAGCTTTctttcgaatataataatatgccTGACGAAGTAATAGATTTAGTACAATCTTTAAAAAACTTAGCTTTGGAAATAAAAAacgtaaagaaagaagaagatattaaaaagaGTAAACTAATTGTTAAAGATATTGAGTTTAACACATTGGGTGATAGGAAATTGTATGAATTAGGTGTTGAATGTAATGTTTTACCTAAATTAAGTACAAAAGTAGATAATAATAAAGCTGAGCAAATCACGGTTATAGCAAATTCAAACGAACCGACTGTGTTCAGTAAACAAATCTTGGAAGATGAtgcaaaagataaaaataatattaaaagtgaTGCAGAATTGGATAGTGACGACGATTTGGTACCATATGATATGTCTCATGATACAAAAGCTAGTGAAAAATTACGACCAGCATACTTGCGGGATCTACGTGATAATTTAGTAAATGAAAAAAGTTCTTCAAATCCAGATGTTTTTTCAGAGTCCTTAGAAGTTTGTGAAGAACTTATATTATCACAATTACCAAATGATGATGTATCTTTTGCAATTGAATTATTAGAACTTCTTGTTACACTTAAAGAATCCTGTTATGTagaaaattttgaattattaacATTCAAAGCTTGTGTAGCTATAATGACTGTTTATCCCAAAGAATGTGCTAAATTTATATGCGAACAGTTTTACTTGCCAGTAGATAAATATTCTGTAAATCAACGATTATTTTTCCTTGATATATTGGCAGAATCAGCAAGAAGATTATCAACTATTTCAATTCACGAAAATAAGGAAGATACAATTAATGAAcctaaaataaaacaaagaacaagaGAAACTTCGAACAAAGTGTCACTTTTCATTAATACCGAAAAAAGTCAACAATACAAGATACTATACAGTGATGACTTTGATGACTTTGATGACTTTGCAAAGTCggaaaatcaaatgaaaaattggCAGGAAATTGTTGATAGAAGAATTGAATCAAATACAAAAAGATACGCTCATAGTACAAAAGCTCtcaaaacatttaaaaataaatttggaaatgtTGCATCTTCATTTTTTTATCCATTACTTCATGGCTTTGGCAAACAAGATACTTGTTTGAACAGTGGATTACAAATTTTCACAgatcaagaaaatattttactaattCGATTTTTGAAAACTTTGTCTACTATAATGATAGCAGCACAGAATTGTTTATTAGCCCCTAAAATGGGAAaagaaatattagaattatCATGGATTCTGAGATTCCATGATCAAGCAAAAGTTAGAATCGCAGTGATAGAAAATATTGCAGCTGTAGTTATTGCAATACCGAAACATACGattataaatgaattatttgAAACCATTATTGAAATACGATTGTGGCTTTTAGATCTATCTCAAAATATAATCAGTGGTGATCATGACAAAGAATGTAGAAGTTTAGGTACTAAAGTAGTGTCTTTGATTGATTCTATTATAGGTTCAACattcaatatataa